One Pseudochaenichthys georgianus chromosome 7, fPseGeo1.2, whole genome shotgun sequence DNA segment encodes these proteins:
- the mad2l2 gene encoding mitotic spindle assembly checkpoint protein MAD2B, which yields MTTLTRQDLNFGQVVADILCEFLEVAIHLILYVREVYPSGIFQKRKKYNVPVQMSCHPELNQYIQDTLHCVKPLIEKNDAEKVVVVIMDKEHHPVERFVFEMSQPPLLSISSDTLLSHVEQLLRAFILKISVCDAVLNNNPPGCSFSVLVHTRDAATRNMEKVQVIKDFPWIVADEQEAHMQEPRLIPLKTMTSDIVKMQLYVEERAQKT from the exons ATGACAACTCTAACAAGACAGGACCTCAATTTTGGACAAG TGGTTGCTGACATCCTGTGTGAGTTCCTGGAGGTCGCTATCCATCTCATCCTGTATGTCCGGGAGGTTTATCCATCGGGAATATTTCAGAAGAGGAAGAAATACAATGTACCAGTTCAG ATGTCATGTCACCCAGAGCTgaatcaatatatacaagatACACTTCATTGTGTAAAGCCACTCATTGAGAAG AACGATGCAGAGAAGGTGGTGGTGGTCATCATGGACAAAGAGCATCATCCAGTAGAGAGATTTGTGTTTGAGATGTCCCAACCTCCACTACTGTCCATCAG CTCAGACACTTTACTGTCACATGTGGAGCAGCTGCTGAGGGCATTCATCCTGAAGATCAGTGTGTGTGATGCTGTCTTAAACAATAACCCACCAG GGTGTTCATTTTCAGTGCTGGTACACACCAGAGATGCTGCTACTCGCAACATGGAGAAGGTTCAAGTCATTAAG GACTTTCCATGGATAGTTGCTGATGAGCAGGAGGCCCACATGCAGGAGCCGAGACTCATCCCGCTGAAGACCATGACATCCGACATAGTAAAA ATGCAGCTCTATGTGGAAGAGAGAGCTCAGAAGACGTAG
- the tmem82 gene encoding transmembrane protein 82: protein MFSFVRSLIPTSYFLPAWLTLDINPLDSLLQGLVGACGISLLCSLIRLHLFLEKESSSENNEKETIKRTQSHQSKTKPGLFGMLHFLFVTGMLSVVGSRVASLVVLEFCLRAVSGLVTAGKESSKFVQQLLMQSQFSLGCALTCSLHFLHEGAPQRWLCLLLAAALSWFLSRQATRLLQHVTAMYKLHSSQRYCGICIGLLTSGRCVLPMLCRAMIITFSVAVVAAIFIINQHFLSATEALRFWTPLTICYTLLVVYMQEEQHRLPGSQAVLNTVVVRLGGLMVLMLTVGRWADVLHIIMCFLGEAGCLIPTMDLLDATSSQEEEDYAEYVKREHRRRPKAQEKEHQR from the exons ATGTTCTCCTTTGTTAGATCGCTCATTCCCACTTCCTACTTCCTGCCGGCTTGGTTGACTCTTGATATAAATCCACTGGATAGTTTGCTTCAAG GACTGGTAGGTGCATGTGGGATCTCTCTGCTATGCTCCCTCATAAGACTGCACTTATTTCTAGAAAAAGAGAG TAGCAGTGAGAACAATGAAAAAGAAACTATCAAGAGGACACAGAGCCATCAAAGCAAAACTAAACCTGGACTTTTTGGGAtgctccacttcctgtttgtgaCTGGGATGCTGTCTGTGGTGGGGTCTCGTGTTGCCTCCCTGGTGGTACTGGAGTTTTGTCTTCGAGCTGTGTCTGGACTGGTTACAGCGGGAAAG GAGTCCAGTAAATTCGTGCAGCAGCTGTTAATGCAGAGCCAGTTCTCTCTCGGCTGTGCCCTGACATGCAGTCTGCACTTTCTCCACGAGGGGGCGCCGCAGCGCTGGCTGTGCCTGCTGCTGGCGGCTGCTCTCAGCTGGTTTCTGTCCCGGCAGGCCACCCGGCTGCTGCAGCACGTCACGGCTATGTATAAACTGCACAGCTCACAGCGCTACTGCGGCATATGCATCGGCCTGCTCACATCCGGCCGCTGTGTGCTGCCCATGCTGTGCAGGGCCATGATCATCACCTTCTCTGTGGCTGTGGTGGCCGCCATATTCATCATCAATCAACACTTCCTGTCTGCAACTGAGGCCCTCAGGTTCTGGACCCCCCTCACTATCTGCTACACACTGCTGGTTGTGTACATGCAGG AGGAGCAGCACCGGCTGCCCGGCAGCCAGGCTGTCCTGAACACGGTGGTGGTGCGTCTCGGGGGTTTGATGGTCCTGATGCTGACTGTTGGACGTTGGGCTGATGTTCTCCACATCATAATGTGTTTCCTGGGTGAGGCCGGCTGTCTAATCCCCACCATGGATCTGCTGGATGCCACATCCTCGCAG gaggaagaggattACGCAGAATACGTCAAAAGAGAGCATCGCCGAAGACCAAAGGCCCAAGAGAAAGAACATCAGAGATAG